AAGAGCGAATTCCATGCCCTCGGCGTCGACATCACGGAACGCAATACGCTGCTCGACGAAGCCCTCGACGTCCTTCCGCTGCACTGGAGTGGTGAGGCGTTCAGTTACCAGGGCACTCACTTCAGCGCTCGCGAGGTGATGTGTCGCCCGCGTCCCACGCAGTCCCCCATCCCGATCTGGATCGGCGGCAACTCCCGGCTCAGCCGTCGTCGGGTTGCCCGGGCGGGCCAGGGATGGATGCCGATGACGGGAGGCGCCCAGTTGAGTTCGTCGGCCCGGACGCCGATGCTCGGGTCGGGTGAGGACCTCCGCGGGATCATCACCGAATTGCGCGGCGCCGCCGAAGCGGCCGGTCGTGGCGCACCGATCGACGTCGTCTATTCGTATCAGGCCGACGGCATCACCAGCCCCGCGGTCGACGCCGATCGACATCGGGAGGCCTTCGCGCAGCTGGAGGAATCGGGCGTCACCTGGGTCCTGGTCTCGAGCGGGACCAGCAACCACTCCGCCACCGCCGAGTTCCTCGACGCCTTCGGCAGCACGTACCTGACAGCCACATCCACGGCATCGGGATGAACTGGTTCGACGAGCGGAGTGGGCTCGACGGCACGGTTGCCGTGATCACCGGTGGCGCAGGCGGCCTCGGTGAGGGTGTCGCGCTGGACCTCGTGGCCAACGGTGTACACCCGGCGGTGATCGACATCGACCCCGCCGCCGGTGACGGGTTGCGCCGGGTTCTCGCCGAAGGTGGACACGACGCGATCGTGCACAGCGGGGATGCCCGTGACCCGGAGGCGCTCGACGGCCTGTTCACCGCCGCCACCGAGCGCTGGGGCCGGATCGACACACTGGTGAACATCGTCGGCGGCACTTTCCGCGCCGACTTCGTCGACAGCACCCCGAGGGGCTGGGATGCTCTCCTGCGCACCAATTTCCACCATGTCCTGCATGCGTGCTCGCTGGCGGTGCCGCGCATGCAGGCGGCTGGGCGAGGCGGCAGCATCATCAACATCACCACCATCGAGGCCCATCGTGCAGCGCCCGGATTCGCCGTCTATTCGGCGGCGAAGGCTGCCGTCGAACAGTTCTCGCGGACGCTGGCGGTCGAGGTCGCACCCGATCGGATCCGTGTCAACAACGTGGCACCCGACTTCGTGCCGACCCCGAACCTCGCGCGGTTCGGGCACGGCGAGACCCCACCCATGGCCACACCGGCTGGTGCCCGCATCGCGATCCCGATGGGCCGCGTCGGCGCGGTGTCGGACATCTCGAACGCCGTGGTCTTCCTCGCCTCGGGATTGTCGAGTTACATC
This sequence is a window from Gordonia insulae. Protein-coding genes within it:
- a CDS encoding LLM class F420-dependent oxidoreductase, with the protein product MRFIYHYPETSGPDGDLFAAGALKDVAVRVEDAGFDAFSLSEHPAPGARWLASGGHQTLDPFVALGYVAAATERLRLLTYLAVAPYRNPLLLAKSAATLDTLSAGRLILGLGAGYQKSEFHALGVDITERNTLLDEALDVLPLHWSGEAFSYQGTHFSAREVMCRPRPTQSPIPIWIGGNSRLSRRRVARAGQGWMPMTGGAQLSSSARTPMLGSGEDLRGIITELRGAAEAAGRGAPIDVVYSYQADGITSPAVDADRHREAFAQLEESGVTWVLVSSGTSNHSATAEFLDAFGSTYLTATSTASG
- a CDS encoding SDR family NAD(P)-dependent oxidoreductase, which translates into the protein MNWFDERSGLDGTVAVITGGAGGLGEGVALDLVANGVHPAVIDIDPAAGDGLRRVLAEGGHDAIVHSGDARDPEALDGLFTAATERWGRIDTLVNIVGGTFRADFVDSTPRGWDALLRTNFHHVLHACSLAVPRMQAAGRGGSIINITTIEAHRAAPGFAVYSAAKAAVEQFSRTLAVEVAPDRIRVNNVAPDFVPTPNLARFGHGETPPMATPAGARIAIPMGRVGAVSDISNAVVFLASGLSSYITGTTLHPDGGTLASSGWFNWPESGWANFAPTSVLARLNTATTDGSEV